The following coding sequences lie in one Phragmites australis chromosome 8, lpPhrAust1.1, whole genome shotgun sequence genomic window:
- the LOC133925968 gene encoding zealexin A1 synthase-like encodes MEDHYFISLGLALVSLLVVLARRRRSPVHGHGLRLLPGPWQLPVIGSLHHIAGQLPHRAMRDLARRHGPVMLLRIGEVPTLVVSSREAAREVMKTHDTAFASRPLSATVRVLTSGGRDIAFAPYGDHWRQLRKIAVTELLSARRVLSFRAIREEEVATMLRACAAAAAGTRPVEMRARLSALVADATVRAVIGDRCKDRDVFLRALDRSIQLSAGFNPADLWPSSWLVVRLSGAVRHAEKCRDTVYEILDGIIMEHLERMDKGGAGEAEDLLDVLLKIQKDGGLQIPLDMDVIKAVIFDIFGAGSETSATTLEWAMAELIRNPKAMQRATAEVRRAFGAHGSVREHELGELPYLHLVIRETFRLHTPVPLLLPRESQEPCRVLGYDVPRGTTVLVNVWALGRDERYWPDDPEEFRPERFEVGEAAAVDFKGTDFELLPFGAGRRMCPGMAFGLANLELALASLLFHFDWEVPVVVDPAGLDMTEAFGITARRKANLLLCPILRVPVPGV; translated from the exons ATGGAAGACCACTACTTCATCTCTCTCGGCTTGGCTCTGGTGTCGCTGCTCGTCGTGCTCGCCAGGCGCCGGCGGTCCCCGGTGCACGGGCACGGGCTGCGGCTGCTGCCGGGGCCGTGGCAGCTGCCGGTCATCGGCAGCCTGCACCACATCGCCGGCCAGCTCCCGCACCGCGCCATGCGGGACCTGGCGCGGCGCCACGGGCCGGTGATGCTGCTCCGGATCGGCGAGGTGCCCACGCTGGTGGTGTCGTCCCGGGAGGCGGCGCGAGAGGTGATGAAGACGCACGACACAGCGTTCGCGTCGCGGCCGCTAAGCGCCACGGTGCGCGTGCTCACCAGCGGCGGCCGGGACATCGCCTTCGCGCCCTACGGGGACCACTGGCGCCAGCTCCGCAAGATCGCCGTCACGGAGCTCCTCAGCGCGCGTCGGGTGCTCTCCTTCCGCGCCATccgcgaggaggaggtcgccacCATGCTGCGCGCgtgcgccgcggccgcggcgggcaCGCGCCCCGTGGAGATGCGCGCGCGGCTGTCCGCGCTCGTGGCGGACGCCACGGTGCGCGCCGTGATCGGCGACCGTTGCAAGGACCGCGACGTGTTCCTGCGGGCGCTCGACCGCTCCATCCAGCTCTCGGCCGGGTTCAACCCGGCCGACCTGTGGCCGTCCTCCTGGCTCGTTGTCCGGCTCAGCGGCGCCGTGCGCCACGCCGAGAAGTGCCGTGACACGGTTTACGAGATCCTCGACGGCATCATCATGGAGCATCTGGAGAGGATGGACAAAGGCGGTGCCGGCGAGGCCGAAGACCTTCTCGACGTGCTGCTGAAGATACAGAAGGACGGCGGGCTGCAGATCCCGCTCGACATGGACGTCATCAAAGCCGTCATCTTT GACATCTTCGGTGCCGGCAGCGAGACGTCGGCGACGACGCTggagtgggccatggcggagcTCATCCGGAACCCGAAGGCCATGCAGCGTGCGACGGCCGAGGTGCGGCGCGCCTTCGGGGCGCACGGATCGGTGCGCGAGCACGAGCTCGGAGAGCTCCCGTACCTGCACCTCGTCATCCGGGAGACGTTCCGGCTGCACACGCCCGTGCCGCTGCTGCTCCCGCGGGAGTCTCAGGAGCCGTGTCGCGTGCTCGGGTACGACGTGCCGCGGGGCACCACGGTGCTGGTGAACGTCTGGGCGCTGGGCCGCGACGAGCGGTACTGGCCCGACGACCCCGAGGAGTTCCGGCCGGAGCGGTTCGAGGTCGGCGAGGCCGCAGCGGTGGACTTCAAGGGCACCGACTTCGAGCTCCTGCCTTTCGGCGCAGGCCGGAGGATGTGCCCCGGGATGGCGTTCGGGCTCGCCAACCTCGAGCTCGCGCTCGCCAGCCTCCTGTTCCACTTCGACTGGGAGGTGCCCGTCGTGGTCGACCCGGCCGGGCTCGACATGACCGAGGCGTTCGGCATCACCGCGCGCCGGAAGGCCAACCTCCTGCTCTGCCCCATCCTCCGGGTGCCCGTGCCCGGCGTCTAG
- the LOC133927091 gene encoding desmethyl-deoxy-podophyllotoxin synthase-like: protein MPMAALPLYLLLLLPVLAVVPFIWLSREASHRRDGGARLPPSPWALPVIGHLHHLAGALPHRAMRDLAARHGPLMLLRLGGLPVIVASSADAAREVMRTRDLDFATRPVSRMVRLAIPEGAEGIIFAPYGDGWRQIRKVCTVELLSARRVQSFRSVREEEAARLLRAVASAPPAKATNLSELLSVYAADSSVRAIIGSRFRDRDTFLTILERGIKLFAKISLPDLYPSSRLSMLVSRMPGRMERHRQEVVAFLDAIVREHEADRAAAGDKEDLLDVLLRIQREGDLQFPITTDNIKSVVGDMFAGGSETAATTLQWIMAELVRNPRVMQKAQDEVRRVLAGRHKVTEDDLGNLQYMHLVIKEALRLHPPAPLLLPRECRRACQVLGFDVPAGTMVLVNAWAISRDPRYWDMPEEFVPERFEDCKIDFKGTDFEYTPFGAGRRMCPGMAFGLAHIELALANLLYHFDWELPCGMEPADLDMTEEMGVTVRRLQELLLVPVARVPLPKDY from the exons ATGCCCATGGCGGCGCTTCCACTCtatctgctcctcctcctcccagtcCTGGCCGTCGTTCCCTTCATATGGCTCAGCCGTGAGGCGTCGCACCGGCGAGACGGCGGCGCGCGGCTGCCCCCGTCGCCGTGGGCGCTCCCAGTGATCGGCCACCTGCACCACCTCGCTGGGGCGCTCCCGCACCGCGCCATGCGTGACCTTGCGGCGCGCCACGGCCCGCTCATGCTGCTCCGCCTCGGCGGGCTCCCCGTCAtcgtcgcctcctccgcggACGCCGCCCGCGAGGTGATGAGGACGCGCGACCTCGACTTCGCGACGCGCCCCGTCAGCCGGATGGTGCGGCTTGCCATCCCCGAGGGCGCTGAGGGTATCATCTTTGCGCCGTACGGCGACGGGTGGAGGCAGATCCGCAAGGTCTGCACCGTCGAGCTGCTCAGCGCCCGGCGCGTCCAGTCCTTCAGGTCGGTccgcgaggaggaggccgcccggctCCTCCGCGCCGTGGCGTCGGCGCCGCCGGCGAAGGCGACGAACCTGAGCGAACTGCTGTCCGTGTACGCCGCCGACTCGTCGGTGCGCGCCATCATTGGGAGCCGATTCAGGGACCGGGACACGTTCCTGACGATTCTGGAGCGCGGGATCAAGCTGTTTGCCAAGATTAGCCTGCCGGACCTCTACCCGTCATCGCGCCTCTCCATGCTCGTCAGCCGAATGCCCGGCCGGATGGAGCGGCACCGGCAGGAAGTGGTCGCGTTCTTGGACGCCATCGTCCGGGAGCACGAGGCGGACagagccgccgccggcgacaaGGAGGACTTGCTCGACGTGCTCTTGAGGATCCAGAGGGAAGGTGATCTCCAGTTCCCCATCACTACTGACAACATCAAGTCAGTGGTCGGA GACATGTTCGCCGGCGGCAGCGAGACGGCGGCGACGACGCTGCAATGGATTATGGCCGAGCTCGTGCGGAACCCGAGAGTGATGCAGAAGGCACAGGATGAAGTCCGGCGTGTACTTGCCGGACGGCACAAAGTGACGGAGGACGATTTAGGCAACCTGCAGTACATGCACCTAGTAATCAAAGAAGCACTCCGGCTACACCCACCTGCACCACTCCTGCTCCCACGAGAGTGCCGCAGAGCGTGCCAGGTCTTAGGATTCGACGTGCCGGCGGGCACTATGGTGCTTGTGAATGCATGGGCTATCAGCAGGGACCCCAGGTATTGGGATATGCCAGAGGAGTTTGTGCCGGAAAGATTTGAAGATTGCAAGATTGATTTCAAGGGGACAGACTTCGAGTATACACCTTTCGGGGCGGGGCGGCGGATGTGCCCAGGAATGGCATTTGGGCTAGCGCATATTGAGCTCGCACTTGCTAACCTCCTTTACCATTTTGATTGGGAGCTGCCATGCGGGATGGAGCCTGCCGATCTGGATATGACAGAGGAAATGGGGGTCACTGTCCGTCGGCTCCAGGAACTCCTGCTTGTTCCTGTTGCCCGTGTGCCATTACCGAAAGACTATTAG